DNA from Variovorax sp. PBL-H6:
GGAGCCCCCTCCCCCTGGCTGTTGCAGCCGCCGCCTCTTTCATGCTCGGGGGCTGCTCGACGCAGTCCCGCATGTCCGCCGAGGCCGCCGCGCCCGCGCCGGCAGCGCAGGCCGCGCCTGCACCCGCTGCACCGCCCGCACCGCCGCCGGTGCCCGAAGGCCTGAGCTACCGAGAGCTGTCCGAGTTGCTGGCGGTCGGCACGGAGAAATCGGTCAAGCAGAACGTCGTGGGCCAGACCGTGCTGCTGAACCTCGCGCGGGCCAGGGGCCGCAATGCACCCGCGGGGACGTACACCGCCGAGAACGGCGATCCGGTCTTCTTCCGGTGCCGCGCGGTCGCAGGCGGCTTCACGGGTGGCGAGGTCACGACGAAGGTCCAGGACCTGCGCTTCGTCGCCAGGACGAAGCAGAAGATCCTCGACCTCGAGCGCTGCAGCCCCACGGCTGCGGAGCCCGCCAGGGCGGCTGCCGCCCCTGCGCCGGCGCCCGCTACAGCCCCTGCGCCGGCAGCACCCCAGCCGGCCCCGGCGCCCCGCACGGGCGGCCCCGCCAAGCCCGGCATGGATGCCCAGGGGAATGTGCTCGATTCGTCCAAGGTCGAGGCCGGCAGTGGCCGGACCGTCAAGGGCTTGAACGAGTACGAAGGCGAAATCACCGGCAACCCCGCAGCCAACAGCAAATTCACCAGGCTGCAGATCGGCATGCCGGTGCGGCAGGTGACCGACCTCGCGGGCCCGCCCACGGACCAGGGCGCCTACATCACCGGCAAGGCCTGGATTCCGTTCTACTTCGGCGCCGACCGGCACCGCTTCGAGATGACCTACAAGGGCCAGGGCCGCCTGATCTTCGCCGGCGGCGGCATGGGCGACTTCGGCAGCGGCTACCTGATCTGGATCATCCACAACCCCAACGAGCCAGGCTACCGCTGATCGCGGTGCGCGGCCCGGGCGAATCCATGCCGGGGCCGTTCAGCCCGCCGCCGCCTTGGCCACCGCAACGTCGGTCTCGCGCGGCAGCGTCACGTTGTTCTTCACCGCCAGGATCTCCGCCATCACGCTGACGGCGATCTCCGGCGGCGTCTTGCTGCCGATGTAGATGCCGATCGGGCCGCGCAGGCGCGCGAGCGAGGCATCGGTCTGCTCGAAGTGCTCGATCATCCGCTCGCGCCGCGCCTGCGCGTTGCGGCGGGAGCCGATCGCGCCGACATAGAAGGCGTCGCTCTGCAGCGCCTCCAGCAGGGCGAGGTCGTCGAGCTTGGGGTCGTGCGTGAGCGCGACCACGCAGCTGCGGCGGTCGGGCTTGAAGGCGAGCACGGCATCGTCGGGCATCTCGGTGCTGATCGTCACGCCCGGCGTGGACCAGGCTGTGCGGTACTCGGCGCGCGGGTCGCACAGCGTGACCGCGAAGCCGCTGAACTTGGCCATGGTCGACAGGTATTCGGCGAGCTGGCCGGCGCCGATCAGCAGCATGCGGTACTCGGGCCCGAAGGTGTTGACCAGCTCCTTGTCGTTGACAGTGAGCTCGGCGGGCGCACTCGCCTCGGCAACCCGCACAACGCCGTCGGCCAGCGAGACCGAACGCTGCATCAGCCTTCCCTGCTCCAGTTGCTCCACCAGCGCAGCCAGCGAGGCGGCATCGAGGTCGTACTCGAGCAGCAGCTCCAGCGTGCCGCCGCAGGGCAGACCGAAGCGGTGCGCCTCGTCGGCGGTGATGCCGTACTTGACCAGATTCGGCGGGCCCGAGGGCATTTCGCCCGGGGCGCCATGGGCGCGGCTGTAGCGCGCGATCAGGTCGTCCTCGATGCAGCCGCCCGAGACCGAGCCGACCACCGCACCGTCCTCGGCCAGCGCCATGATCGAGCCGATCGGCCGCGGCGAGGAGCCCCAGGTGCGCACCACCGTCGTGAGCAGCGCGCGGCGGCCCGCGAGCCGCCAGTCGCGCAGCGTGCGCAGGACCATCACGTCGAGGTTTTCCATGCTCGTCTTCCGTCTCGCTATTCGGCCGGCTTCTCGCCGGCGTCCGCGTCGGGCGTGTCGTCCTTCTTGCCGAAACCCATCTTGCGCATCAGGCCTGCCATCTTGCCGGTCTTCTCGGAGGACTCTCCAGCCTGCGCCTCGGTACTCTCGACAGCGGGAGGCGGACCGTAGCGCGCCTGCATCTCGGCCTCGAAGCGCTTGAAGAAGTCGTCGGCCGTCGACTTGGCCGCGCCGTCGATCAGGCGCTGGCCCAGCTGCGCGATCTTGCCGCCGACCTGCGCCTGCACCGTGTAGTCGAGCTCGCACGCCGAATCGGTGCCGTCCACCGGCTTGAGCGTCACGCCCGACGAGCCCTTGGCGAAGCCGGCCACGCCGCCCTGCCCTTCGAAGGAGAGCTTGTAGCTGTCGGGAGGCGTGATGTCGGCGAGCCTGACCTTGCCATTGAACTTGGCCGAGACCGGGCCGATCTTCACGGCCAGCGCCACCGTGTATTCGTTGTCGCCGACGGGCTCGAACTTGTCGCAGCCGGGGATGCACTTCTTGAGCGTCTCCGGATCGTTGAGCGCCTCCCAGGCCTGCTGCTGCGTGATCGGGAGGCGGCGGTTGCCGAGCATTTCCATGATGGTTCCTTTGTTCTTCGTCAACGGCCGCAGCGCATCAGTGCCGCAAGGCTGGAGGCCAGTTGTTCCAGTGCGTTGAGATTGTGGACCGCGAGCATCGCGTCCGCATGGCGGTGCAGCACCGCAGCCCCGCGCGCCAGCGGGGCATAGCCTTCATAGCGCAGCAAAGGGTTGAGCCACAGCACGCGCCGCGAATGGCGCTTGAGCCACAGCAGCTCGCGCTCCAGCACCTCGGGCTCGCCGGTGTCGAGGCCGTCGCTGATCACCAGCACGAGCGTGCGGCGGCCCGTCAATCGGCGCGCGTGGTGCCGGTGCAGCTCGGCCAGCGACGAGCCCAGGCGCGTACCGCCTGCGAAATCGGCGATCGCCTCGCCGGCCGCGCGCAGCATCACGTCGGTATCGGCGATGCGGAAGGCCGGGGTCAGGTCCG
Protein-coding regions in this window:
- a CDS encoding XdhC family protein, coding for MENLDVMVLRTLRDWRLAGRRALLTTVVRTWGSSPRPIGSIMALAEDGAVVGSVSGGCIEDDLIARYSRAHGAPGEMPSGPPNLVKYGITADEAHRFGLPCGGTLELLLEYDLDAASLAALVEQLEQGRLMQRSVSLADGVVRVAEASAPAELTVNDKELVNTFGPEYRMLLIGAGQLAEYLSTMAKFSGFAVTLCDPRAEYRTAWSTPGVTISTEMPDDAVLAFKPDRRSCVVALTHDPKLDDLALLEALQSDAFYVGAIGSRRNAQARRERMIEHFEQTDASLARLRGPIGIYIGSKTPPEIAVSVMAEILAVKNNVTLPRETDVAVAKAAAG
- a CDS encoding CoxG family protein, with amino-acid sequence MEMLGNRRLPITQQQAWEALNDPETLKKCIPGCDKFEPVGDNEYTVALAVKIGPVSAKFNGKVRLADITPPDSYKLSFEGQGGVAGFAKGSSGVTLKPVDGTDSACELDYTVQAQVGGKIAQLGQRLIDGAAKSTADDFFKRFEAEMQARYGPPPAVESTEAQAGESSEKTGKMAGLMRKMGFGKKDDTPDADAGEKPAE